One Streptomyces sp. ML-6 genomic region harbors:
- a CDS encoding M20/M25/M40 family metallo-hydrolase, with the protein MLRKRIPALAALLLLLLTAVAAMLPLRTADPRPASAPAGDFSAARAVARLGGIAKVPHPAGSAAQSDVREYLVGELRKLGLRPEVQTRVAPSRADDIPAIVGSVSNIHATIPGKNSTGRVLVVAHYDSVPIAPGAADDGSNVAAILEIVRILKAGPQLRNDVEVLFTDGEEQGLLGAQAFVDAEAGTRRNTDPRQTVVVNMEGRGPSGPVVMFQMAGTGLAPAVRASGALTTSFSAAIYDQLPNDTDLTVFDEAGMRGLNFAFMDGSAHYHTAHDDIARLDPASVQDMGETALAAVRHLGGSDLSRSGPDATYFSLFATVVSYPAWLVLPLAVVTLLGVPLLLWFGRRRGLSPAGAGRAAMTFPLTLIGAAGIGLVGWWALGLARPDFVLSEGSMFHLGRYAWGEALLLLALLVAWYRWARRKASPLDIVVGVLGWFALLAVVCAVLLPGAAYLFTWPALIGPAVVAMTLRFIPADSPWRAVAGAVTAVPAVALVLPVVLLLLPALGLSLTAAPLVLTALLAALLLSFLEPFPERRAVTAGMLAVAVAGAGTLGVGTALDGYSADEPRPVSLGYVLESDTGKATWVSLGDSSQPAVGELLTGEPARYDDRIPPLAGIALSNGAAKAARLETPRAKNASATEADGIRTIRVRIQAPANAHSIDIHAGTGDHQILDATVEGVKLAGGPKHPQDDWEWSFSYAAPPADGIEVVIRTRGKGSLPLRVVSTAVGLPDGVGAPAPDADRSWASWPSVAGQTFVVRTFRL; encoded by the coding sequence ATGTTGCGTAAACGGATACCGGCCCTGGCCGCTCTTCTGCTGTTGCTCCTCACCGCTGTCGCGGCCATGCTGCCGTTGCGTACCGCCGATCCCCGGCCGGCCTCCGCCCCCGCCGGTGACTTCTCGGCGGCCCGTGCGGTTGCGCGGCTCGGCGGCATCGCGAAGGTTCCGCACCCGGCGGGCTCGGCCGCGCAGTCGGACGTACGGGAGTATCTCGTCGGTGAGTTGCGGAAACTGGGACTGCGACCTGAGGTCCAGACCCGGGTCGCTCCTTCCAGGGCCGACGACATCCCCGCCATCGTCGGGTCCGTCTCCAACATCCACGCCACGATCCCCGGCAAGAATTCCACCGGCCGGGTCCTTGTCGTCGCCCACTACGACTCCGTGCCGATCGCCCCGGGCGCTGCCGACGACGGCTCCAACGTCGCCGCGATCCTCGAAATCGTCCGCATCCTCAAGGCCGGACCTCAGCTCCGCAACGACGTCGAGGTCCTCTTCACCGATGGCGAGGAGCAAGGGCTGCTCGGAGCGCAGGCATTCGTCGATGCCGAGGCCGGCACGCGCCGGAACACCGACCCTCGGCAGACCGTTGTGGTGAACATGGAGGGCCGGGGCCCCTCCGGGCCCGTTGTGATGTTCCAGATGGCGGGAACCGGCCTCGCCCCTGCCGTACGGGCCTCCGGTGCACTGACCACGTCGTTCTCCGCAGCGATCTATGACCAACTGCCCAACGACACCGACCTGACCGTCTTCGACGAGGCCGGCATGCGGGGACTCAACTTCGCCTTCATGGACGGCTCCGCGCACTACCACACCGCCCACGACGACATCGCCCGGCTCGACCCCGCGAGCGTGCAGGACATGGGGGAGACGGCACTCGCGGCGGTCCGTCATCTCGGTGGGTCGGACCTCTCGCGGAGCGGCCCGGACGCCACGTACTTCTCCCTGTTCGCCACGGTCGTGTCGTACCCGGCATGGCTGGTCCTGCCGCTCGCCGTGGTGACCCTCCTGGGCGTGCCGCTGCTGTTGTGGTTCGGCCGGCGCCGCGGGCTGTCCCCCGCCGGGGCCGGACGGGCCGCCATGACCTTCCCGCTCACGCTGATCGGCGCGGCGGGCATCGGCCTGGTCGGATGGTGGGCATTGGGCCTGGCCCGACCGGACTTCGTGCTCAGCGAGGGCAGCATGTTCCACCTCGGCCGGTACGCGTGGGGCGAGGCGTTGCTCCTCCTGGCGCTGCTCGTCGCCTGGTACCGCTGGGCCCGCCGCAAGGCTTCACCCCTGGACATCGTGGTCGGTGTGCTCGGATGGTTCGCGCTGCTCGCCGTGGTCTGCGCGGTGCTGCTGCCCGGGGCCGCCTACCTCTTCACCTGGCCGGCGCTGATCGGACCGGCGGTTGTTGCCATGACGCTGCGGTTCATACCTGCCGACTCCCCGTGGCGGGCGGTGGCCGGAGCGGTGACCGCCGTACCGGCTGTCGCACTCGTCCTGCCGGTCGTACTCCTGCTGCTGCCCGCCCTGGGGCTCTCGCTCACCGCCGCCCCATTGGTTCTCACGGCACTGCTCGCAGCGTTGTTGCTGAGCTTCCTGGAGCCGTTTCCCGAGCGCCGGGCGGTCACCGCCGGGATGCTCGCGGTGGCGGTGGCAGGTGCGGGCACGCTGGGCGTGGGAACGGCGCTCGACGGCTACAGTGCTGACGAGCCACGGCCCGTCAGCCTCGGGTACGTCCTGGAGTCCGACACGGGCAAGGCCACCTGGGTCAGCCTCGGCGACTCCTCACAGCCTGCCGTCGGCGAACTCCTCACCGGCGAGCCGGCCCGCTACGACGACCGTATTCCCCCGCTGGCCGGCATCGCGCTCTCGAACGGAGCCGCCAAGGCCGCACGCCTGGAAACCCCGCGTGCCAAGAACGCCTCGGCCACCGAGGCCGACGGTATCCGCACGATCCGGGTCCGTATCCAGGCCCCTGCCAACGCCCACAGCATCGACATCCACGCCGGCACCGGCGACCACCAGATCCTCGACGCCACCGTCGAGGGCGTGAAGCTCGCCGGCGGTCCCAAGCATCCGCAGGACGACTGGGAATGGAGCTTCAGCTACGCTGCCCCGCCCGCGGACGGCATCGAGGTCGTCATCCGCACCCGTGGCAAGGGCTCCCTGCCGCTCCGCGTGGTGTCCACCGCAGTCGGCCTGCCGGACGGGGTCGGCGCGCCCGCCCCGGACGCGGACCGGAGTTGGGCGAGCTGGCCATCGGTCGCCGGCCAGACCTTCGTCGTACGGACCTTCCGGCTCTGA